Genomic segment of Sebastes fasciatus isolate fSebFas1 chromosome 3, fSebFas1.pri, whole genome shotgun sequence:
ctaaagtcagcgtcctgttgctggcgcttgtgctcgctctacatagacatgaaggagcatcgctcaacacagtgaggagacacacgtcagctaaaagcacaatatcactctatatttcagctgcttggcagtaatgttagctgaccagaccaaggtctctccatgaatcaatgctgatcctagtgttggcttttcctgcctcagcctcccgaccgcggccggagggaacaggggagacgccggagttttggtcggagacgataacgtttctctctgcggagccccgtcacttcacaagacacgggaaacctctgttggtctggaggagctgcagcagttatttctgcacaaacgtccactgaacattcactagatgttctcagagctaaactaactcttctgcagtgtggagtgagcagcatgcacgtgagaggtggagagagaaggACCGCGGTTCTAGGATGTTCTACTAACATTAGAAGAACACTGAATGAGAGACAGCTAGCTTTACCACAGTGACCAACGTTAGCTAATGAATCATTTCTTGTCCTTCACCTCTTAAACAGCATTAGTGACCCGTCCAGATGGAAAGTACCAATAACTACAACGTTACACGTCCATCCTGGCAGCAGTATGAGGGAACGTTATGTAGCTAAACATCTCTAAAGTAAGAGACAACTTTTCAACTAGCAAGCTATGCTAGCTAACGCTGTCCGTCTATCGCTGTCACCTCCTTGATCATAACAGAATATAGGAACCTTCATCACTGCTCAGTGCTCATTTTACAAAGGTCACCACAAGACAGCGTGTTCTTTGTTTAGATTATCAAACACTGGATCAAAGATCTTGGGTTCGGGCTGTCAGCGTTAGCTGGCGTAGCTAGCACGCTAGTGAGCCTTGACTTTCCCAGGATGAGACAGAATTGCATAGTGAAAGCAAAGTTTATGGGAAACCAATCTAAACGCACATTATATAACATAAAGGACACGCTGTCTTGTGGTGGCCTTTCTAAAATGAGCAGTGGTTAGTTACTATATTGTGTTATGATCAAGGAGTTGATAAGCTAGCGTTGAAACGTCTTCTTCCACTGAAGTGATTGAattactgcagcagctgctgtaTACGGCTCACACGGCCGAAGACTTGTATTTGAGTTTTTTCTCCTTTGAGAGGTGATCTAAACACTTATGGGTTGTAAAAGATAAAGATTTGACAGGCTTGTGCGGTAGCCTGAGTTCCTGGTGTTAGCCGCCATGTTGGTACAGTGTTTTGCCTCCAGGCTCTGAGCCAGTGACTGAAAACTATGAATTAGAGGACATTTTGAAGAGAATTTCTAGGAACCAAAGATGATAGATCGCTACAAGGATGACGTATTCCTGTAgtccaacaggaagtgatcatctccctggttcccgccactaacaggaagtgatcatctctctggttccctccgctaacaggaagtgatcatcaccctggttccctccactaacaggaagtgatcatctccctggttccctccactaacaggaagtgatcatctccctggttccctccgctaacaggaagtgatcatcaccctggttccctccgctaacaggaagtgatcatcaccctggttccctccactaacaggaagtgatcatctccctggttccctccactaacaggaagtgatcatctccctggttccctccgctaacaggaagtgatcatcaccctggttccctccactaacaggaagtgatcatctccctggttccctccactaacaggaagtgatcatctctctggttccctccactaacaggaagtgatcatctctctggttccctccactaacaggaagtgatcatctccctggttccctccactaacaggaagtgatcatctctctggttccctccactaacaggaagtgatcatctctctggttccctccactaacaggaagtgatcatctctctggttccctccactaacaggaagtgatcatctccctggttccctccactaacaggaagtgatcatctctctggttccctccactaacaggaagtgatcatctccctggttccctccactaacaggaagtgatcatcaccctggttccctccactaacaggaagtgatcatctccctggttccctccactaacaggaagtgatcatctccctggttccctccgctaacaggaagtgatcatcaccctggttccctccactaacaggaagtgatcatctccctggttccctccactaacaggaagtgatcatctctctggttccctccactaacaggaagtgatcatctccctggttccctccgcTAACaagaagtgatcatctctctggttccctccactaacaggaagtgatcatctctctggttccctccactaacaggaagtgatcatctctctggttccctccactaacaggaagtgatcatctccctggttccctccactaacaggaagtgatcatctccctagTTCccttccctccactaacaggaagtgatcatctcatAAACAtaaggctgtaaaggaggatgaGTCGGCGTGACGCCGTTTAATCGtcatttagccgcttgttagcaaccgtcttTTTTAAAACTCACCAGTAGGATATctattgacgtattttatatcgtagaacaaaacgttaaaaacTCTGCAGCtagtgttaaccacagaccttatttcagacatctaactaaaaacacattgacttccagacgaaggaacaggaagtgacatcatgctgactcattcccgggttttaggactcattcctgcaacTTTCTATTGAAAGACGCTGAGTCACGGGTCTTGGGGtacggggtataacacatgcgcagtgtaactggagctgcgttCGTGCGtcgctattggctcaatttcagatcagattttactgTGCATGTTGTTGAACCCCCAAAGATacgacgcgttgatgacgcgtgacctctcctcttttcaccctccttgctGGGAACAAGGAAAAGGAACAACTgtaattttgtgtgttttcgACAGCTGCTGAGGCTCCTGGGTAATGTAGTATTTATAGAAAAACATTGTGCTTGATGAGCAGAAGCTGACAGTGTGGTTCCACAAGGAAACTTCCTGAGAACATGAGAACATGTTGTGTAAAGTGATCCGTGCTGACGGTCAGCACCGAGCCCATTACTCCTCTGATGGAGCACTCTAACCACGTCTGATGGAAAACACTAACGAGAGCTGTGATTGGATAAACACACTCAGAGTGCATCAGAGAACAGCAGCTACATACCTGAGTGCTGCTGTCAGGGACTGTTTTCATATCGATTCAGAATTTAGTCCATAAAATGTTAAGAAGAGACCATCTGAGTGAGTCCCACACTTTGTCCTCAATACTTCACTCAACGGGTCAGAAATCACTAGAACAGTTCAGACATTCTGGTTTTGTGTGTCCAGCTTTGGAGCTTTCAACAGAGCGCTCACTACCCTTTAAAACTGCACAACAACACATcaacaacacatttttcatttgtttttattaaactttgtgataaatagaaaataaaagacGAGGATCACAGATCGCTGGGAACATAAACTGAAAATTTCCTCACAGAGAAAAAGAGCAGAGAGACAAGGAGCTGTCAGAAGTCCAACCACTCCCTCATGTAGATGCAGTTGGACGGAGAGATTTCTCCTCCTTCGTGACAGTCGTCAAACACCTAAccacaggaaacaggaagttaggATCAACCATGGAAACGGTTCTGGCTAGAGAGGATCCGTCTGGTGtaaatatgacgtcacgttctCGGCGAGAGAAGACTTGTGTTAACGTTGTAAACAGATAAAATCATGTAGAAACTCCTTCAGCACAGACTCCACCTCGCTGCTCCGCCGTTCctcgctgggagccaacaccaacaccacacTGCTGGAGGTCCAGGCCGTATtactgggcccgctggagggaagggaggcacgggagaaccagaaccaggactgagcggggcagactgtcagaccctgctgcagtaaaatgagaggttttctaaagggactctggtgctcggaaccACTACCGCTGTTtcccacagggaccgccaaaaccaatgataatgaaataaatattaacCTTGAACTTGATTCATGACTTAATCTAAAACAAATTAACATTTAACAAAACTGCAAATTCAACCTTCCTACAAGTGTCGAGATACAGGACGCCTGCAGAACGTAAACGCATGAACACAAACTCTAGCCAGAGTTTTACACAAGACGGATCCCTTCTAGCCAGAACTCATGGAAACCCTCTGATCTGGTCCTTTAAAACTGATCACATGTTGCGTTACCGGGCAGAGTCCGCAGGGCGTCCTGACGAGGCCGGTGGCTTGGATGATGGGGTTGACGCCGCGGTAAAGTTTCATCTGTCCGTCCACGCTGCCCACCGTTCCCTCCTTGGCGGCGATGACGGTCACCTCCACCTTCCCGTCGTAGATCAGCGTGTTCAGGATGGTCTCGATGTCGTCCATGGACAGATCCACCTGTAGTCAAGACAAAGAGTCACACTAAGATATGAAGTAAATCATGTGGATCAGCAGGTCGGTGTTGGTGGCGTGTGATGTCATAAAACGGGGCGGGGCTGTGAGAGCTTCACCTTGCTGATTCCCAGCTCACAGATGTACTTCCAGACTTCATGCGAGGTGGCGAACGAGCTGTTCCTCTGGACCATGGGACTCTGTTTGCTGTCCCTCGCCACTTCAGCctgaacacacaacacagacgGAGGGTCATGTGACATGTCATGTGTGCAACAAAGATATCTGTGCACATCGAATACGGAGTAACAGCAGCACTAGAATACGGAGTAACAGCGGCACTAGAATACGGAGTAACAGCGGCAGTAGAATACGGAGTAACAGCGGCACTAGAATACGGAGTAACAGCGGCAGTAGAATACGGAGTAACAGCGGCACTAGAATACGGAGTAACAGCGGCAGTAGAATACGGAGTAACAGCGGCAGTAGAATACGGAGTAACAGCGGCACTAGAATACGGAGTAACAGCGGCAGTAGAATACGGAGTAACAGCGGCACTAGAATACGGAGTAACAGCGGCACTAGAATACGGAGTAACAGCGGCAGTAGAATACGGAGTCACAGCGGCACTAGAATACGGAGTAACAGCGGCAGTAGAATACGGAGTAACAGCGGCAGTAGAATACGGAGTAACAGCGGCAGTAGAATAAGGAGTAACAGCGGCAGTAGAATACGGAGTAACAGCGGCAGTAGAATACGGAGTAACAGCGGCAGTAGAATAAGGAGTAACAGCGGCAGTAGAATACGGAGTAACAGCGGCAGTAGAATAAGGAGTAACAGCGGCAGTAGAATACGGAGTCACAGCGGCAGTAGAATACGGAGTAACAGCGGCAGTAGAATACGGAGTAACAGCGGCAGTAGAATACGGAGTAACAGCGGCAGTAGAATAAGGAGTAACAGCGGCAGTAGAATAAGGAGTAACAGCGGCAGTAGAATAAGGAGTAACAGCGGCAGTAGAATAAGGAGTAACAGCGGCAGTAGAATACGGAGTAACAGCTGCAGTAGAATACGGAGTAACAGCGGCAGTAGAATACGGAGTAACTGGTCTGACAGATCATCTCAAATCAAATAATGTTGATATTAGAAGGcgtttaaataaagttttgtaCCTTGCTCTGAAGGAACTTGAAGCACTGCTGGTTGAGAACTTCGACAAACTCAGACTCAAAGTCCTGGTCGCTGTACCAGGCGCCCCCCGTCACCGAGCGGTCCGGCTGCAGGTTGTACAGCATGTACACCTTCTTCTTAGACGCCTGCACATAAACATGAGACGGTCAGACAGGAAACCACCTCGTATCTCCACGGGGTCAGCCGATCAGGAACAACagctgatgtttgtttttaacattttaaactcaCAGCGACAGATTTGACGGCTTTGATGAGTTTCTTGCTCTCCAGGTTCTTCAGGATCTTGTTGACCTCAGTCAGAGGGAGGTTGCTCTTAAAGCGGATATCTCTGCTCCAGATCCCTGCAGCACAACACTACCATTAGTTTATAGTGTTTATATCAGACCACCGTTAGTTTATACTCATTTATAATCAGACGTTCTTCGCCCGTTGAAATCTTTCAAAGCGAGccacaggaataaatagaaacgtGGCTTTTGCAGCGCTTTGTCACTCTCGGCCAGTTAGTTCATTCCAATAGAAAACATGCGATCAAACTGATTTAGTCACTGACGGTTGCTTGCGTTACATTCTGTTTGGAGGGTGTAATATGTAGCCTACATCCCGATACGTTAGACCTCTCTGAGTTGTACACATTATATCCCCTCTAGACtttttttgtgaacccccaacctaaagttcaaactgcaccTTTCAACCTtaacaaaggcagcgcagaccagatccacttctTCCCTTCTtgtctttcacaataaaagctcttGACATATAATACtcacaggcgagtatttcagTTGTTAATTCGTCACGCCCCCCGGTGAGTAAAGGCCTTAACTTTAGAAGATACCGATGTGATGTGTCTGCTGAAGTTAACTGGTATATTAACTTGTGAATGTATTTCATCATGAAGACATCTACTGATGTCCAGGATGAACAGTTTTACTGATGAACGGTTGTTTGAAGACTTGAATGACGACTCGACCCTCTAACGTGTAGAAACAGGAAACGGCGATCAGCATCAGCTCTGTGTGAACTCCCGATAACGTTTCTTACCTTTGTTTCCTGCGTCCTCAATGACCTGATAAACCAGCTTCTCCTGGTTGTCTGAACCTTTCATCTTactgaaacacaacaacaacaacaacaacaacaagaggtCAGGAGGCCCACAATCATTTAAACAGACATCCCATAATATTCAGCGTTACCTGGCGCTCTGCATGTCCTTCATCCTGTACAGGAGACCTGAACTGTTCCTCAGCAGGTCCAGCTGACCCTGGAATCAATCACACTGATCAGAAACACTATCGAccaatgaggagagaggagtgagcaGTGACATAATCGTGATGAGACTGACCAATGACAGCAGCTTGTTGATGGCCATGGCTCTCTGCGTGGGCTCCAGTTGAGGCATGTCGTTCTGGATCACCTGGTCGGTGATACCGTGAGGAAACTGCTGACACAGGTCTTTGATCctaaacacacaaaatgttggattattattaaaaatgtattttatgtatatatatatagactgtatatagagtTT
This window contains:
- the polr3f gene encoding DNA-directed RNA polymerase III subunit RPC6 — its product is MSDVKVKKEMSPPDSAEVENRIKDLCQQFPHGITDQVIQNDMPQLEPTQRAMAINKLLSLGQLDLLRNSSGLLYRMKDMQSASKMKGSDNQEKLVYQVIEDAGNKGIWSRDIRFKSNLPLTEVNKILKNLESKKLIKAVKSVAASKKKVYMLYNLQPDRSVTGGAWYSDQDFESEFVEVLNQQCFKFLQSKAEVARDSKQSPMVQRNSSFATSHEVWKYICELGISKVDLSMDDIETILNTLIYDGKVEVTVIAAKEGTVGSVDGQMKLYRGVNPIIQATGLVRTPCGLCPVFDDCHEGGEISPSNCIYMREWLDF